A DNA window from Anaerolineae bacterium contains the following coding sequences:
- a CDS encoding glycerol acyltransferase yields the protein MNTQTTDLPNVNARPRRTWLQRLGRLLLRLMGWRVVDRRPPGRKFIVIGAFHTSNMDFFIALPAMMALGLRPRWIGKKELFRGPLGPLMRFLGGIPVDRSVRSGFVGQMVHNFRTHEDFVVLIAPEGTRKFTDHWKSGFYHIAVQAGVPIALGFLDYPTRTVGIGDYFLPTGDDEADLERIRAFYADKRGRYPEKHSTIRLKQKKKQDPS from the coding sequence ATGAACACCCAAACGACCGACCTTCCGAACGTCAACGCCCGGCCCCGCCGCACCTGGCTGCAACGCCTGGGCCGCTTGCTCCTGCGGCTGATGGGCTGGCGCGTGGTGGATCGCCGCCCTCCGGGCCGCAAATTCATCGTTATCGGGGCTTTCCACACCTCCAACATGGACTTCTTCATCGCCCTCCCGGCCATGATGGCCCTGGGGTTGCGCCCCCGCTGGATCGGCAAGAAGGAACTCTTCCGCGGCCCCTTAGGCCCCCTGATGCGCTTTCTGGGCGGCATTCCGGTTGACCGCAGCGTGCGGTCGGGTTTCGTCGGCCAGATGGTGCATAACTTCCGCACCCATGAGGATTTTGTGGTGCTCATCGCCCCCGAAGGAACCCGCAAGTTCACCGACCACTGGAAAAGCGGCTTCTACCACATCGCCGTCCAGGCCGGCGTCCCCATCGCCCTGGGCTTTCTGGATTACCCCACCCGCACCGTGGGCATCGGCGACTATTTCCTCCCCACCGGGGACGACGAGGCCGACCTGGAACGCATCCGCGCCTTCTACGCCGACAAACGCGGACGCTACCCCGAAAAGCACAGCACCATCCGTCTCAAGCAAAAGAAAAAGCAAGACCCATCATAA
- a CDS encoding ACT domain-containing protein, whose product MKDAASWPLVLLPQRWTLYRLPPDVPWPPEALRTPWAFLARTPEEVSLLLPEDVAAPEGGRAQGPWRGFRVATVLALDLVGVLAGLSQTLAAAGVPLLAVSTHDTDYLFVPAERLEAATQAFRQAGYRLLEETDAR is encoded by the coding sequence ATGAAAGACGCTGCTTCGTGGCCCTTAGTGCTGTTGCCGCAGCGGTGGACCCTGTACCGTTTGCCCCCGGACGTCCCCTGGCCCCCGGAAGCCTTGCGCACCCCCTGGGCCTTTCTGGCCCGGACTCCGGAGGAGGTCTCTCTGCTGCTTCCGGAGGATGTGGCGGCCCCGGAAGGGGGCCGCGCCCAGGGCCCCTGGCGGGGCTTTCGTGTAGCCACAGTGTTGGCGTTGGATTTGGTGGGCGTGCTGGCCGGGTTGAGCCAGACCCTGGCCGCCGCCGGTGTGCCCCTGCTGGCCGTCTCGACCCACGACACCGACTATCTTTTCGTGCCCGCCGAACGGCTGGAGGCTGCCACGCAAGCCTTCCGGCAAGCCGGGTATCGCCTGTTGGAGGAAACCGATGCACGCTGA
- the xseB gene encoding exodeoxyribonuclease VII small subunit: protein MHAESPRPVETLTYEEALAELETIVRALEGDEHTLEESLALFERGQALLKHCAALLDKAELQVQQLLGEELAPFEAPEAYDEES, encoded by the coding sequence ATGCACGCTGAATCCCCGCGCCCCGTTGAAACCCTGACCTACGAAGAGGCCCTGGCCGAACTGGAGACCATCGTGCGCGCCCTGGAGGGAGATGAGCACACCCTGGAAGAGTCCCTGGCGCTGTTCGAGCGCGGTCAGGCGTTGCTCAAACATTGCGCTGCCCTGCTCGACAAGGCGGAGTTGCAGGTGCAGCAGTTGCTGGGCGAAGAACTGGCCCCCTTCGAAGCGCCGGAGGCTTACGACGAGGAGTCCTGA
- a CDS encoding exodeoxyribonuclease VII large subunit, with product ERLRLRTVALRLERRAPLAQVQGDRQRLDDLEQRLRWALRRRLRQRHLELRGWAQRLRDAAPQQRLRAHRVGLAALDERLRRAWRQTLRWRRVALEHQARRLAALSPLAVLQRGYAIVRDEQGRVVRRAGQVAPGDALEVLLAQGRLWSRVEYTEPDEREGAP from the coding sequence CGAGCGGCTACGCCTGCGCACCGTGGCGTTGCGCCTGGAACGGCGCGCGCCCCTGGCCCAGGTGCAGGGCGACCGCCAGCGGCTGGACGACCTGGAACAGCGCCTGCGCTGGGCTTTGAGGCGGCGTTTGCGCCAGCGGCACCTGGAACTGCGCGGCTGGGCACAGCGTTTGCGGGACGCCGCGCCTCAACAGCGGCTCCGCGCTCACCGGGTTGGGCTGGCGGCCCTGGATGAGCGCCTGAGGCGGGCCTGGCGGCAAACGCTGCGCTGGCGGCGCGTCGCTTTGGAGCATCAGGCCCGTCGCTTGGCGGCCCTCAGCCCGCTGGCCGTGCTGCAGCGGGGGTACGCCATCGTGCGCGACGAACAGGGCCGGGTGGTGCGTCGGGCTGGCCAGGTGGCCCCCGGCGATGCCCTGGAGGTGCTTCTGGCACAGGGCCGTCTGTGGAGCCGGGTGGAGTACACCGAGCCGGACGAGAGGGAGGGGGCGCCATGA
- the murJ gene encoding murein biosynthesis integral membrane protein MurJ: MSQTTTSPSGHRDNQQIARAAGTVMAAFVLSNLVGLARQIVVSQAFGTSAAIDAYNAASRLPDLLFNLVAGGALGSAFIPTFTGFLAQGKRERAWRLASAIANLVLLVLTATAALAWLLAPFIVGHLLAPGFTPAQQALTVSLLRILLLSPIIFGLSGLLMGILNAHQHFLLPALAPTMYWLGMIFGVLAWAPRYGIYGLAWGAVLGAALHLAVQIPGLLRLPGRRYLPTLSLHDPAVREVGRLMAPRVLGVAIVQLNFWVNVVLASAQPEGSLTAIQIAWAVMTMPQVVIAQAIAIAALPTFSAQVARGEMDAMRRSLAATLRGVVFLSLPAAVGLILLRKPVVALLFQRGAFDAHSTELVAWALLWYAVGLVAHSVVEIISRAFYAFHDTKTPVLVGSVAMSLNLAFSLLFVALFRRAGWMPHGGLALANSLATTLEMVGLLGLMRRRLQGLEGRQTLLGLGQAGAATLVMSALLWVGLRLLSPRGILWQNLVLIPMGALTYGLALWATGAKEPRLVAAALLRRLPFAR; encoded by the coding sequence ATGAGCCAGACGACAACCTCCCCCTCCGGCCATCGGGACAACCAGCAAATCGCCCGCGCCGCCGGCACGGTCATGGCCGCGTTCGTGCTCTCCAATCTGGTGGGCCTGGCGCGGCAGATCGTGGTTTCTCAGGCCTTCGGCACCAGTGCGGCCATCGACGCCTACAACGCCGCCTCGCGTCTGCCCGACCTGCTCTTCAACCTGGTCGCCGGGGGGGCGCTGGGGTCGGCGTTCATCCCCACTTTCACCGGCTTCCTGGCCCAGGGGAAACGCGAACGGGCCTGGCGTCTGGCCTCGGCCATCGCCAATCTGGTCCTTCTGGTGCTCACGGCCACCGCTGCTCTGGCCTGGCTCCTGGCGCCCTTCATCGTCGGCCACCTGCTGGCGCCGGGGTTCACCCCAGCCCAGCAAGCCCTCACCGTGTCGCTGCTGCGCATCTTACTGCTCTCACCCATCATCTTTGGCCTCAGCGGTTTGCTGATGGGCATCCTCAACGCCCATCAGCACTTTCTTCTGCCCGCCCTGGCCCCTACCATGTACTGGTTGGGGATGATCTTCGGTGTGCTGGCCTGGGCGCCGCGTTACGGCATCTACGGCCTGGCCTGGGGCGCGGTTTTGGGTGCCGCGCTGCATCTGGCCGTCCAGATCCCCGGCCTGCTCCGCCTCCCCGGAAGGCGCTACCTGCCCACCCTCAGCCTGCACGACCCGGCGGTGCGCGAGGTGGGCCGCCTAATGGCACCCCGCGTGCTGGGCGTGGCCATCGTGCAACTCAACTTCTGGGTCAATGTGGTGCTGGCCTCGGCGCAGCCTGAAGGCAGCCTGACGGCCATCCAGATCGCCTGGGCGGTGATGACCATGCCTCAGGTGGTCATTGCCCAGGCCATCGCCATCGCTGCGCTGCCCACCTTTTCGGCGCAGGTGGCCCGCGGCGAGATGGACGCCATGCGTCGCTCCTTAGCGGCCACGCTCCGGGGCGTGGTCTTCCTCTCACTCCCCGCGGCGGTCGGTCTGATCCTGCTGCGCAAACCCGTGGTCGCCCTACTTTTCCAGCGCGGCGCGTTCGACGCCCACTCCACCGAGTTGGTGGCCTGGGCCCTGCTCTGGTACGCCGTCGGGCTGGTCGCCCACTCGGTGGTGGAAATCATCTCGCGGGCCTTTTACGCCTTCCACGACACCAAGACCCCGGTGCTGGTGGGCAGCGTGGCCATGAGCCTCAACCTGGCCTTCAGTCTGCTCTTCGTGGCGCTGTTCCGCCGGGCGGGGTGGATGCCTCACGGCGGACTGGCCCTGGCCAACTCCCTGGCCACCACTTTGGAGATGGTCGGCCTGCTCGGCCTCATGCGCCGCCGGCTGCAGGGTCTGGAGGGCCGCCAGACGCTGCTCGGCCTCGGCCAGGCTGGCGCGGCCACCCTGGTCATGTCCGCTCTCCTCTGGGTGGGGTTGCGCCTTTTGAGCCCCCGCGGCATTCTGTGGCAAAACCTCGTCCTCATCCCCATGGGGGCCTTGACCTACGGCCTGGCCCTCTGGGCCACCGGCGCGAAAGAGCCTCGCTTAGTCGCCGCGGCGCTGCTCCGCCGCCTGCCTTTTGCCCGGTGA
- a CDS encoding divergent PAP2 family protein, with translation MGRELAANWVLWAALSALFLAQALKVPLGWLQERRWQWGLLVSPGGMPSSHAALMAAATLGVGLAQGFASPLFGLAVAVSLIVVYDATGIRRQAGEHATLINRIVAQLQAGHLPPGDTLREVLGHTPWEAFWGVALGLATAWLWWWVQQGL, from the coding sequence ATGGGGCGTGAACTGGCCGCCAACTGGGTGCTGTGGGCGGCGTTGAGCGCCCTGTTTCTGGCCCAGGCGCTCAAGGTGCCCTTGGGCTGGCTGCAGGAACGCCGCTGGCAATGGGGGTTGCTGGTTTCGCCAGGGGGGATGCCCAGCAGCCATGCGGCGTTGATGGCCGCGGCCACTCTGGGGGTGGGGTTGGCCCAGGGGTTCGCCTCGCCGCTGTTTGGCCTGGCTGTGGCGGTGAGCCTTATCGTGGTTTACGACGCCACGGGCATTCGCCGTCAGGCTGGCGAACACGCGACGCTGATCAATCGCATCGTGGCGCAGTTGCAGGCTGGCCACCTGCCGCCAGGCGACACCTTGCGCGAGGTGTTGGGCCACACTCCCTGGGAGGCCTTTTGGGGTGTGGCGCTGGGCCTGGCCACGGCGTGGCTCTGGTGGTGGGTGCAGCAGGGCCTTTGA